The following DNA comes from Funiculus sociatus GB2-C1.
AAAGCCTGTGCTGCTGAAGCGGGGAATGGCGGCGACGATTGAAGATTGGTTGATGGCGGCAGAATACATTTTGGCAGCTGGCAACCCAAATGTGATTTTGTGCGAACGCGGTATCCGCACCTTTGACCGTCAATATGCGCGGAATACGCTGGATTTGTCGGCAATTCCAGTCCTGAGAACTTTGACTCACCTACCAATTATGATTGACCCCAGTCACGGCACTGGTAAGTCTGAATATGTGCCTGCAATGGCGATGGCATCTATCGCTGCTGGTGCTGACTCGTTGATGATTGAAGTCCACCCCAACCCGAAGAAAGCCCTTTCGGACGGCCCTCAATCTCTGACACCAGAGCGTTTCGACCGCTTAATGCAAGAGATGTCTGTAATTGGCAAAGCCGTAGGTCGCTGGCCTGAACCTGCTGTTGTTTTGGCTTAGAGCTACAAGGGTGGGCAAATGCTCACCCTTTTTTTTATGAATGCGTATGAATGTGATCGCTTTCAAATGAAATTTGACATTTTTACCAAAATATGTAACAAAAAGGTTGAGAAGATGGCGATCGCTCTCAAATAAATAATATTTGCCAACAAAGTTAATTTTTTAGCGATCGCACGTAGGCTTCTATAGTTGGATTTAGTCTGAACAACGAGGGCGTTGGTGTAGCTTGTTGTAGGAATTCGCTATTCGGTGTATCTTCTAATAAACAACGTCTTTTTAAGGATTGTATAGTTTTGAATAACTCTGAGGCGGAATCAGGTATTTCTTGTAAAATCTGGCTCAAAGTAACGGCATCTTCTTGTTTGGCTAAATAATTCATTACCTGTTTTTCTGACTCGGATAATCTTATCCACAAACGACTGAGTTGAGATGCGATCGCACTACTTAATATCAAGGAAGGATAAGTTAAAAATTCCGTAACTTTACCAGCGAATAACTCTTGAATCATCGTTGATGTCATTTCTAACCATAAGGGATGACTCTGATACTTTTCAATTAAGGTGTCTCACATCTGTTCGTCTGACAGTTCTTTATCCCTTAATATTTGTTTAGCAGACTCTCCCAAACCAGCGAGTTTTAAGCAGCGGGTGAATTTATGGCGAGTAGTGATCGCATCTTCTGGTTGTTGGCTAGTAATCAATACTAAACTACTTCCATGAGACAATTCTGCAATTTGTTTAAATAAAAGATAATATCCCTCAAATTCTGCTTGATATTGACCAGCAAATTGCCCTGGCTGAAACAACATCTGCAAATCATCAATAATAATTAAACAGCGATGTTTGCGTAAAAAATTCAGCAATAAATCGACTTTACGACCGAGAGCATTGGGAAGAATGGAGGAGATATTAAACGTTTGCAGTAAGTCAGTTAAAAAAATATCGATAGTTGGACAAAATCGGAGACTGCGATAAACAATATATTCAAATTCTGTTTGGATTTCTTCAATTAGTTCCACGGCAAGCGTCGTTTTGCCAATTCCTACAATACCTACTAAGATAATGATTCGGAGACGCTCTTGAGTTAGCCAGGTTTTTAAAGTGTTGACTTCATCTTTTCGTCCGTAAAAAGCGGTAATTTCTGGGGCGGTATCTATGTCTAAGTAGGGTTTGTTTGCAGTTGGCTTGGATAGAAAAGAAGATTTAGGCGAACGCTTTTGTTTTGAACAAATACTTACTTTATTGCCATTTACCAAATATCCAATTGAGCCACTGTTAGAGATAATAATTTTCTCTAAAATATTCCGTGCATTTAATTTATTAACATCTTCCCCTAAAACATCGGATAAAGCGTGCCATAATTCCGATGCAGTATCTCGAACATGACCTTCACTTAAATGGTTTTCCGAGGCAATTTGGGCGTATTTCTGACCTTGTAAAGTACCTTTAAGAATTATTTTTTGCAGATGGTCTAGATGTTCGCCTGTATGGGTGAAGAGCAGTTCATCAGCGAGTTTCAAGACTTCTGCAATGTCCATAAATCGGTCAGACGGATACAGTAATTGTTACATTATCCGATATTCTGACGTTTTTCCGACAAATCAGGAATTTTTTGGGTAAAAGTTCCGATGTCGATCCGACTGACAGAGCGATCTGGCTTAGGTTTTGATTGGAAAGTATTGTTTGACACTTAAATTGTAAGTATGAAGAAGATAAATGCTCAACTTCCTGGAGCCGTTTTTCTAGGGTTACTGATTACAGGCTCATTATTTCAATCTTCTGGAGCTTTGGCTCAACAAATAGCAAAAATGAGATTTGTTTGGGATTTTACACCCGTAGGCGGTGCTCTCTACTTTAACATCTGCACCGATCCGCAATTCAACGTCAACGAACGCACAGGAGGATGTGCAAATATTAATGTTCTGAACTCAAATGTTACACAGAATAGAGATAGAACACGGTTGGTAACTGATAGATTGCGTGCAGGAACGTCATACAAGGCTTGTCTGGTAGCTGACAACATTGGTCGTGGCTTTGAAGGACGGCGGATTCAATGTTACAATTTCGTGGCTCGTGATGGGCAAACAATCCGATTCTCGCTTAATCAATTACAGTATGTGGGTAATCCCTAACTTTAGGTATCCTGGTCTTGTCGCCTTACAAATAGGGCTAGCAATCCCCACCCTATTTGTAAGGCGATCGCACTTCCCAATTATCTTAGAGATTTTGGGCGATCGCCTGTATTGCGAACAGAATTTCATCTACCAGTTTTCAGGCTTCTAATGTCTATTGATCGGTCAGATAGGCAGGTTTTGCCGATATTATCCGAATCTTTGGGACATTTGAGCAAATTTTTCTGGAAAAGTTCAAACTCAATCTGACTTAAAGGGCGGGTGTATCAAGATTAAGCTGAATTCAGTTCAAGCAGTAGTTAGACACCAGAGTTTCTGCATGGGTGCAGCCGAACAAACAGTTTTTTACCTTGCAAAAGGTCAAATCTTGGTCGGTACTTATCATGAACATTACAGGAGATATAAATGAAGTTAGGTAGATTTTTCTTGGGCTACGGTATTGCCAGCACTTTAGCAATTAGTAGCTTATTTCTTTCAAATCCAGTCCAAGTAGAGGCACAGTCTACTGATGCTTTTATAGTATTCGTAAATGGTAGCGGTGATTGTTGTGCGGAGTACATGAACCAAGCCCTAGATAGATTGCGAAGAGGAGTAAGAGGGGAGATTTGGACTACATCCTACGCAAATTTTAGAGATGGAAGCAGCACAGTAAAAGCTCCTGTAGTAAACTTATCAGTGAATGCTGATGCTCTTTTTATCAAAGAGGCTACTGAAAAGATTAATAGCCTGCCTTCAAGTAGACCTGTTGTTTTGATTGGACATAGTTACGGCGGTGATTCAATTCTAAAGGTTCTACCTTTCATTACTCGTCGTGTACAACTTGTTGTGGTTATCGATCCTGTTGGAACAGGAGGGTTCCGCAGAGTTGCAACTGAACGTGTAGTCCCACCAAATGTGGATTACTTTATGAACAGATGGCAGGAGAATGGCTTAACTGGTCAAAATGTGGTTCCTTTTGATAGCAGAATTAGTGGTCAGCTTCGTTGTTCAGCTACGAAAGGATGCGACCAAAATTCAGCTAACCTTGCTAGAAATACCGATGGATCTGAGATTAGAACAGATTGCAGATGGGATGAAGTAACTTGCCCTGGTTTCGTTGCCCCAACTCCATTTCGCAGAGGAAGGAAAGGTACGAAAGCAGTGC
Coding sequences within:
- a CDS encoding alpha/beta hydrolase produces the protein MKLGRFFLGYGIASTLAISSLFLSNPVQVEAQSTDAFIVFVNGSGDCCAEYMNQALDRLRRGVRGEIWTTSYANFRDGSSTVKAPVVNLSVNADALFIKEATEKINSLPSSRPVVLIGHSYGGDSILKVLPFITRRVQLVVVIDPVGTGGFRRVATERVVPPNVDYFMNRWQENGLTGQNVVPFDSRISGQLRCSATKGCDQNSANLARNTDGSEIRTDCRWDEVTCPGFVAPTPFRRGRKGTKAVRIEHNSMPQDAYIQHTVVEKIKVALRPFGVLK
- a CDS encoding NB-ARC domain-containing protein; its protein translation is MDIAEVLKLADELLFTHTGEHLDHLQKIILKGTLQGQKYAQIASENHLSEGHVRDTASELWHALSDVLGEDVNKLNARNILEKIIISNSGSIGYLVNGNKVSICSKQKRSPKSSFLSKPTANKPYLDIDTAPEITAFYGRKDEVNTLKTWLTQERLRIIILVGIVGIGKTTLAVELIEEIQTEFEYIVYRSLRFCPTIDIFLTDLLQTFNISSILPNALGRKVDLLLNFLRKHRCLIIIDDLQMLFQPGQFAGQYQAEFEGYYLLFKQIAELSHGSSLVLITSQQPEDAITTRHKFTRCLKLAGLGESAKQILRDKELSDEQM